From Pseudoleptotrichia goodfellowii, a single genomic window includes:
- a CDS encoding manganese-dependent inorganic pyrophosphatase yields the protein MSILVFGHKNPDTDTICSAIAYAELKGKTGKEVKPARLGEVNEETKFVLDYFKIQKPELIETVAGKEIMLVDHNERTQTADGFEEAKVLELVDHHRISNFNVDEPLYVRMEPVGCTATIILKLFKEKNLLPSKETAGLMLSAIISDTLLFKSPTCTECDVKAGKELAEIAGVNLEEYGLEMLKAGTALGGKSESELLNMDMKIFEIDGKRIGVGQVNTVNEEEILERKEKLISEMNALNSKENLDFFLFVITNILSNDSVGIVAGNGNEIIEKAFNGKVENNTVLLKGVVSRKKQVIPPLTKAIQGN from the coding sequence ATGTCAATATTAGTTTTTGGACACAAAAATCCGGATACGGATACAATCTGCTCAGCGATAGCTTATGCAGAGCTGAAAGGAAAAACGGGAAAAGAAGTAAAACCTGCAAGATTGGGGGAAGTAAACGAGGAAACGAAGTTTGTATTGGATTATTTTAAAATTCAAAAACCTGAGTTAATAGAAACTGTTGCAGGAAAAGAAATTATGCTTGTGGATCACAACGAAAGAACTCAAACAGCTGACGGATTTGAAGAAGCGAAAGTACTGGAGCTTGTAGATCATCACAGAATATCCAACTTTAACGTGGATGAACCTTTATACGTAAGAATGGAGCCTGTGGGATGTACTGCTACAATCATACTGAAATTATTTAAAGAGAAAAATCTGCTTCCATCAAAAGAAACAGCGGGATTAATGCTGAGTGCTATTATTTCAGATACATTGCTGTTTAAATCGCCTACATGCACTGAATGTGATGTAAAAGCAGGAAAAGAACTTGCCGAAATAGCAGGGGTAAATTTGGAAGAATACGGGCTTGAAATGCTTAAAGCGGGAACTGCTTTGGGAGGAAAATCTGAGTCCGAATTGCTTAATATGGATATGAAAATATTTGAAATTGACGGGAAAAGAATAGGTGTAGGACAGGTAAACACTGTAAACGAAGAAGAAATACTTGAAAGAAAAGAAAAACTGATTTCTGAAATGAATGCTCTTAATTCAAAAGAAAATCTGGATTTCTTCTTATTCGTAATCACTAATATACTGTCCAACGATTCTGTAGGAATAGTTGCAGGAAACGGCAATGAAATTATAGAAAAAGCTTTTAACGGAAAAGTGGAGAATAATACTGTTCTATTAAAAGGTGTAGTTTCAAGAAAAAAACAGGTTATACCGCCTTTGACAAAAGCAATACAGGGAAATTAA
- a CDS encoding diacylglycerol kinase encodes MDKNNAEKKEKKKRKSFFFRKYENYNWDIKSERERDRRIVDSFNFAIEGLTEAIRNEKHMKVHILLAIIVVILAILTNAAKTEILIISVSVSFVMITELINTSVEALVDLISPKRHPLAKLAKDVAAGAVLIAAINALCVGYLIFYDKLLNILDTKNQLHVIAGRKGNIAILILVLIAIIVIIIKSFYKKGTPLEGGMPSGHSAIAFATFGILLFMTSDVRVLALVFLMALLVAQSRVKAGIHSFREVFAGGALGFAVAFIIMFVMIHFGILYN; translated from the coding sequence ATGGATAAAAACAATGCGGAAAAAAAAGAGAAAAAGAAAAGAAAATCTTTCTTTTTCAGAAAATATGAAAATTATAATTGGGATATAAAAAGCGAAAGAGAAAGAGACAGAAGAATTGTAGACAGTTTTAATTTTGCGATAGAAGGGCTGACTGAAGCTATAAGAAATGAAAAACATATGAAAGTCCATATATTATTAGCTATAATTGTAGTTATTCTGGCTATATTGACAAATGCTGCAAAAACTGAAATACTTATAATTTCGGTATCTGTTTCTTTTGTTATGATTACAGAGCTCATAAATACATCGGTAGAAGCACTTGTGGATTTGATATCGCCGAAAAGACATCCTCTGGCAAAACTTGCCAAAGACGTAGCAGCAGGAGCGGTCCTGATTGCAGCGATAAATGCACTTTGTGTCGGTTATCTCATATTTTACGACAAACTTTTAAATATACTGGATACTAAAAATCAGCTTCATGTTATTGCAGGAAGAAAAGGAAATATAGCAATATTGATACTTGTGTTAATTGCTATTATTGTAATTATTATAAAATCTTTCTATAAAAAAGGGACACCTCTTGAAGGTGGAATGCCGAGCGGGCACAGTGCCATAGCATTTGCGACATTCGGGATACTGCTTTTTATGACTAGTGATGTAAGAGTGTTGGCACTGGTGTTTTTAATGGCACTTTTAGTAGCACAGAGCAGAGTAAAAGCAGGGATTCACAGTTTCAGAGAAGTTTTTGCAGGAGGAGCCTTGGGATTTGCAGTGGCATTTATTATAATGTTTGTAATGATACATTTCGGGATATTGTATAATTGA
- the ybeY gene encoding rRNA maturation RNase YbeY gives MLECDITYEINEIEEFLDEKKIENFIKFILENEFKEEYSENDYYLSLLIADNKIIRKINKEYRDKDSETDVISFAYNETENIGGMNVLGDIIISLERVKSQAQDYGHSEEREFYYVLCHGMLHLLGYDHIEEEDKKVMREKEEKILKEFNYTRD, from the coding sequence ATGTTGGAATGTGATATAACTTATGAAATAAATGAGATTGAAGAATTTCTGGACGAAAAGAAAATCGAAAATTTTATAAAATTTATTCTTGAAAATGAATTTAAAGAAGAATACAGTGAAAATGACTATTATTTATCATTACTTATAGCTGATAATAAAATAATAAGAAAAATCAATAAAGAGTATAGAGATAAAGACTCTGAAACTGATGTTATCTCTTTTGCTTACAACGAAACCGAAAATATCGGAGGAATGAATGTTTTAGGAGATATTATAATATCCCTGGAGAGAGTAAAAAGTCAGGCTCAAGATTACGGGCATTCTGAAGAAAGGGAGTTTTACTATGTTCTGTGTCACGGTATGCTCCATTTGCTAGGGTATGACCATATAGAAGAAGAAGATAAAAAAGTTATGAGAGAAAAGGAAGAAAAAATATTGAAAGAATTTAATTATACGAGAGATTAA